The following DNA comes from Arthrobacter sp. SLBN-83.
GCCTCGCGGATGGCGTTGGCAAAGTATTTGGCGATGTGCGTGGCAAAGTAGTTGGGCGGCTCGTGCCCGTAAAACCAGGTGGGGATGCCAAGTGACGGCGTCCCGCCCGGATGGCGTTCGACGACGGCCGCGGCCGCACGCGCCCACCCCGACACCGAGGGACGGAACCCGGGAACAGCGGCAAGCGTGGCCAGGGCCGCCTGCACGTCGCCGTCGGACGCCTGGCTCAGGTACGCCCCCATGTTGGCCGCCTCCATGGCACCCGGTCCGCCGCCGGTGGCCACAGAATGGCCTTCGAGGGCCAGCAGCCTCCCCAGCCGGGCAGCCTCGGCGAACTCCCGGCTGCCGCGCGGCGCTGCGTGGCCGCCCATGACGCCCACGATGGAGCGGCGGGTCCATGTCCCGGAGCGGGTCAGCTCATCCAGCGCGTCCCCGATGGCATGGTCGTGCAGGGCAGAGGCCAGGGTTGAGTCCACGCGGTGCCGCTGGCCGGGCTGGATGCTCCAGTGGTAGATGCGGGCGTCCGGAACATCTTCATAGGGGGACGTCGCCAGCCCGGCATACAGCTCAGCCGGGGAATACAGGGCGGCCCGGTAGGGATCGAACGGGACACCTTCCAGCCTGGGAAAAATCAAGGCCCCGCGGCTCCGGAGGTAGCCCTCCATGCCGTCGTCGAAGATGCAGCCCAGGAACATCGCACCCTCGACGCTCACGCTTTTCAGTGCGGCGGAGCGGCCCCGCAGGTCCAGCGACTGCGCATGCCAGCCGTGCAGGTTGACGGCGCCGCCGGCCACCAGGCGGTCGAAGCTGGCCAGGTCCTGGACCTCGAGGTTACGCGGGCGGGGACCAAGGCTTCCGGCGAAGTTCATGGCTGTTGCCCCGTGGTCCACGTCATGAAGCCAGCCTAGCCACCCAACGCAAACGCGGAGCCGGACCAGGCCTATCCGGTGTCTACCGGAAAGGCCTGGTCCGGCCCCGCGATGCTGTGGCGGGTGGCGCCGGGAAGGGGCGTGGTCAGGCGGTGACCTTTTCACCGTCGCGGAAGTGCGCTTCGAGGTCCTCGAGCGAATGGCCCTTGGTTTCCGGGACGAACTTGGCCACGAAGGCCAGGGACGCCAGGTTGACCAGGACGAACAGGCCGAAGGTGCCGGTGGAGCCCAGCGCGTTGACCACGATGGGGAACAGGAAGGAGATGGCGGCGTTGACTGTCCAGAGGGCGAAGACCGCGATGCCCATGGCGAAGCCGCGGATCGCCAGCGGGAACATCTCGGACAGCAGGAGCCAGACGCAGGTGCCGATGAAGCACTGGACGAAGGCCACGAACAGCATCATGGCTGCCAGGATGGTGTAGCTGGCCAGGTCCGACTGCGGCAGGAGGAAGACGATGGCCAGCAGCGCCTGCGAGCCCACTACACCGGAGAAGCCGATGATCAGCATCCTGCGGCGGCCCACGAAGCCAAGCAGCCAAATGCCCAGGATGGTCATCAGCACGGAGGTGACACCGACGCCGATGGTGGCCACGAGCGACGCGCTGACGCCAAGTCCGCTCTTTTCCAGGATGGTTGGGGCGTAGTAGTTGACGGTGTTGATGCCGGTGGCCTGCTGGACAACGGCCAGGCCGATGCCGATCCAGAGCAGGCGGCGCATCCAGGGGTTGTTCTTCAGGTCGCGGAGGGCGTGGCCGCGTTCCTCCTTGGCAGTGCGGGCAGCCAGTGCGATTTCCTCGAACTCGGCGGCTGCCTCCTGCGGGCTGCGGCTGAGGTTCAGGACGCGGCGGCTGTCCTCAAGCCGGCCACGGATGGCGTACCAGCGGGGTGACTCCGGAAGCATCAGCATGCCTGCCAGCAGCGCCAGGGCGGGAACGGAGGCGATGCCCAGCATGGAGCGCCAGACCTCGTTGTCGTGGATCAGGGCGTCCAGGAGGGCGTTGATGGCAAACGCGAGCATCTGGCCGGTGACGATCATGAGCTCGTTGATGGTCACCATGCGGCCACGAAGGTGGGCCGGCGCCATTTCCGCCAGGTACAGCGGGCAGGTCACGGCGGCAGCGCCCACGCCCAGGCCGAGCACAATGCGGGCGGCAATCATGAAGGTCACGTTCGGTGCGAGCGCGCAGCCCATGGCGCCGAGCAGGAACAGGAGGGCGCAAACAAGCAGGGAGCCGCGGCGGCCCAGCTTGTCTGCCATGCGGCCGCCGGTGAGGGCGCCGACGGCGGCACCGGGGAACAGCAGTGCGCTCACCACGGTTGCTTCCTCGACGGCGGTCATGTTGAGCGAGTCGTTCATGTACAGCAGGGCGCCGGAGATGACGCCGGTGTCGTACCCGAAGAGCAGGCCGCCCAGGGTGGAGATGACAGTGAGCCGGGCGAGGTAACCGCGACGCTGGGTGCCGGACGGGCTCTGGGTTTGTTTCTGCAACAGCATTGTTGCCTCTCAAATTCTCTCGGGGACCGGAGGACCGGTCAGGAATGTGATGCGTGCCACCGACTTTAGAGCGCTCTAATGCGCCGCGTCAATAGAAAGTCTTAATGTCAGCACAATAAAAATTGGCAGCGTGTTCCGGCGGCGCAGCACCTCCACCCTTGACCCTCCCTGCGCGCCTGCTACGATCAAGGAAGGAAGTATGTCCTATCAAGCGAACATATAGCGGCAAAGTGCCTGCAGGCGCCCTGTCCTGACCGGACGGCGCGCATCCACCGAAGACGAGGGAACGCACCGTGGCGAACAACCTGGGACTCAGCATCGACCGCTCCTCCCCCGTGCCCTTGTACCACCAGGTGGTCCAGGGCATCGAAGCGGCAATCTACAGTGGGGCGCTGGAGCCCGGCAGCCGCTTGGACAACGAGATCGACCTGGCAGCCCAGCTCAACCTGTCCCGGCCCACCATGCGCAAGGCCATGGACGAACTTGTCCGCTCCGGACTGCTGGTACGCAAGCGGGGTGTAGGCACTCAGGTGGTTTCCAGCCAGGTGCGCCGCCCGCTGGAGCTGTCCAGCCTCTATGACGACCTCACGAACAACGGGAAGAAGCCCACCACAGAGGTCCTGAGTTTCTCGCATGTGGAGGCCGATGACGCCACCATCGCCACCCTGCAGTTGCCCGCTGGCTCCAAGGTGTACCACTTCACCCGGCTCCGCAAGGTAGGCGGCAAGCCACTGGCCCTCATGGAGAACTGGGTGCGCGACGACATTGCCGACATGGATGAGGCCATGCTGCAGGCCGAAGGCCTCTACTCCATCCTTCGCCGTGGCGGCGTGAACTTCCGGCTGGCCAACCAGCGCATCGGTGCCAAGACCGCCGATGACTACCAGGCCTGCATGCTGGACACCGCGGCTGGATCTGCGCTGGTCACCATGGAACGCACCGCCGTCGACGATACCGGCCGCCGGGTTGAAACCGGCCACCACGTGTACCGCGCCGATTCCTACAGCTTTGAAATGACACTCGTACAGCGATAATCCAAGGAGCCAACTCCATGACCAACTGGGTCTACCCCCTGGGCACCGCAGCCGACGGCAAATGGGACATCTCGATCGGAACCTCCGATTCCTCCCTCAGCGTTGAAGGCTGGGCCCATACGGGACTGAAGGTGGCCACCCTGGCCGCGGGTGCCGCCGTCGAACTTCCCGCCGCGGACGAGGAACGCATTGTGGTTCCCCTCAACGGGTCGTTCACCGTGACCGTCGACGGAACGGACTACCCGCTGGAAGGCCGCGCCTCAGTATTCTCGGGCCCAAGTGACGTGCTGTACTCCGGCACCGGGCGCGCCGTGGGCATCAGTTCAGCGGACGGCGGACGCGTCGCCGTGGCCACCGCGCCGGCGAAAGCGTCCTACCCCACCCGTCTGGTGTCCGCCGCCGAAACCCCGGTGGAACTGCGCGGCGCGGGCAACTGCTCGCGCCAGGTCCACAACTTCGGCACTCCGGCCGCCCTGGAAGCCGACCGGTTCATCGTCTGCGAAGTCCTCACGCCTGCCGGGAACTGGTCCTCCTACCCTCCGCACAAGCATGATGAGGAGAAGGACGGCGAGACCTCCCTCGAGGAGATCTACTACTTCGAGACGCAGGTGGCTTCGGGCTCCGGCGCACCGGCCGACGCGGACGCCATGGGCTACCAGCG
Coding sequences within:
- a CDS encoding sugar porter family MFS transporter produces the protein MLLQKQTQSPSGTQRRGYLARLTVISTLGGLLFGYDTGVISGALLYMNDSLNMTAVEEATVVSALLFPGAAVGALTGGRMADKLGRRGSLLVCALLFLLGAMGCALAPNVTFMIAARIVLGLGVGAAAVTCPLYLAEMAPAHLRGRMVTINELMIVTGQMLAFAINALLDALIHDNEVWRSMLGIASVPALALLAGMLMLPESPRWYAIRGRLEDSRRVLNLSRSPQEAAAEFEEIALAARTAKEERGHALRDLKNNPWMRRLLWIGIGLAVVQQATGINTVNYYAPTILEKSGLGVSASLVATIGVGVTSVLMTILGIWLLGFVGRRRMLIIGFSGVVGSQALLAIVFLLPQSDLASYTILAAMMLFVAFVQCFIGTCVWLLLSEMFPLAIRGFAMGIAVFALWTVNAAISFLFPIVVNALGSTGTFGLFVLVNLASLAFVAKFVPETKGHSLEDLEAHFRDGEKVTA
- a CDS encoding GntR family transcriptional regulator, which encodes MANNLGLSIDRSSPVPLYHQVVQGIEAAIYSGALEPGSRLDNEIDLAAQLNLSRPTMRKAMDELVRSGLLVRKRGVGTQVVSSQVRRPLELSSLYDDLTNNGKKPTTEVLSFSHVEADDATIATLQLPAGSKVYHFTRLRKVGGKPLALMENWVRDDIADMDEAMLQAEGLYSILRRGGVNFRLANQRIGAKTADDYQACMLDTAAGSALVTMERTAVDDTGRRVETGHHVYRADSYSFEMTLVQR
- the iolB gene encoding 5-deoxy-glucuronate isomerase; this translates as MTNWVYPLGTAADGKWDISIGTSDSSLSVEGWAHTGLKVATLAAGAAVELPAADEERIVVPLNGSFTVTVDGTDYPLEGRASVFSGPSDVLYSGTGRAVGISSADGGRVAVATAPAKASYPTRLVSAAETPVELRGAGNCSRQVHNFGTPAALEADRFIVCEVLTPAGNWSSYPPHKHDEEKDGETSLEEIYYFETQVASGSGAPADADAMGYQRVYASDERPIDVAAEVRTGDVVLVPYGWHGPAMAAPGYDMYYLNVMAGPGPVREWLISDDPHHGWVRQTWENQDIDPRLPFGS
- a CDS encoding LOG family protein, producing MNFAGSLGPRPRNLEVQDLASFDRLVAGGAVNLHGWHAQSLDLRGRSAALKSVSVEGAMFLGCIFDDGMEGYLRSRGALIFPRLEGVPFDPYRAALYSPAELYAGLATSPYEDVPDARIYHWSIQPGQRHRVDSTLASALHDHAIGDALDELTRSGTWTRRSIVGVMGGHAAPRGSREFAEAARLGRLLALEGHSVATGGGPGAMEAANMGAYLSQASDGDVQAALATLAAVPGFRPSVSGWARAAAAVVERHPGGTPSLGIPTWFYGHEPPNYFATHIAKYFANAIREAILLELCHGGIVFLPGAAGTVQEIFQDACENYYGAREKVAPMVLVGRQHWEQEYPAWPMLRSLAAGRAMADYIHLVDTVDEAVEVLRER